Proteins from a single region of Candidatus Binatia bacterium:
- a CDS encoding phenylacetate-coenzyme A ligase produces the protein MTWPPTGEAFERLRETLVWVYEHSPHYRNLFDRARVDPTKLRDYGEFRERVPRTEKTELVARQRENPPFGDFLAVPPSEIASLHTSPGPIYIPRLAEERGGTPVLKEAIAAMGVRPREIVHVTLSYHIMPGGLRLHRAFEEYGCLVINGGTGASRLQVQVARDYGATVYAGTPSFLAHLGDTAREMGLDPRRDLRYRVGFSTAEALTPKLRRELEEMFGIELFDHCGEAQIGPLAGECRFHDGMHLHARDLFCEFLDPETGEPVGPGGVGELVVTLLGRRALPLVRYAPRDVFRLLPDACRCGNRAPRLRFVGQAGAIRKIKGVLVHPSQVHAALSEFPEVARFQILVDHAPDSRYDRARLRLGLREEPADREGFARRVAERVKATVLIQMDVDLVAETEIPETAVPPRFEGAIVDLRGK, from the coding sequence ATGACCTGGCCTCCGACCGGGGAAGCGTTCGAGCGGCTTCGGGAAACTCTGGTCTGGGTCTACGAGCACTCGCCCCACTACCGGAATCTCTTCGACCGCGCCCGCGTCGATCCCACGAAGCTTCGCGACTACGGCGAGTTCCGCGAGCGCGTCCCTCGCACGGAGAAAACGGAGCTCGTCGCACGCCAGAGGGAAAATCCGCCCTTCGGTGATTTTCTCGCCGTCCCGCCCTCCGAGATCGCTTCGCTTCACACCTCGCCGGGTCCGATCTACATCCCCCGCCTCGCCGAGGAGCGCGGAGGCACGCCCGTCCTGAAAGAAGCCATCGCGGCGATGGGAGTCCGCCCCCGCGAAATCGTGCACGTCACGCTCTCGTACCACATCATGCCCGGGGGGCTGCGCCTCCATCGCGCCTTCGAAGAGTACGGCTGTCTCGTCATCAACGGCGGCACCGGAGCGAGCCGACTCCAGGTGCAGGTGGCGCGCGACTACGGAGCCACGGTGTACGCGGGAACGCCGAGTTTTCTCGCCCACCTCGGCGACACCGCGCGCGAGATGGGGCTCGACCCCCGGCGCGACCTCCGGTACCGGGTCGGCTTCTCCACGGCCGAGGCCCTCACACCGAAGCTCCGGCGCGAGCTCGAGGAGATGTTCGGGATCGAGCTTTTCGACCACTGCGGCGAAGCTCAGATCGGGCCTCTCGCGGGGGAGTGCCGCTTCCACGACGGCATGCATCTTCACGCGCGCGACCTCTTCTGCGAGTTTCTCGACCCGGAGACCGGCGAGCCGGTGGGGCCGGGCGGGGTGGGGGAGCTCGTCGTCACGCTGCTCGGACGCCGGGCGCTACCGCTCGTGCGCTACGCTCCCCGCGACGTGTTTCGCCTCCTTCCCGACGCCTGCCGCTGCGGGAATCGGGCTCCGCGGCTCCGTTTCGTCGGGCAAGCCGGTGCCATCCGCAAGATCAAGGGGGTTCTCGTGCACCCCTCGCAGGTCCACGCGGCGCTTTCCGAGTTCCCCGAGGTCGCCCGCTTCCAGATCCTGGTCGACCACGCTCCCGACTCCCGCTACGACCGCGCGCGTTTACGCCTGGGCTTGCGGGAAGAGCCCGCCGACCGGGAAGGCTTCGCGCGCCGCGTCGCCGAGCGCGTGAAAGCCACCGTGCTCATCCAGATGGACGTCGATCTCGTAGCGGAGACGGAGATACCGGAGACTGCCGTGCCCCCTCGCTTCGAGGGTGCGATCGTGGACCTGCGCGGAAAATGA
- a CDS encoding CoA transferase, which yields MPSCALRRPVRFGARHSTRTKNGRRRLPCTVLGALLASRAVRDVRGGTLEGIRVLDLTGEAGFFAGKLLGDLGADVVKVEPPGGDPARRRPPFVGEKADPEASILWLSMNTSKRGITLDLDRPRGREIFLRLAERADVVIESAPSASSPTLLSARGLGYEVLREKNPRLVLCSITPFGLDGPYRDYRGSDLTAVATGGNLYPTGNPDRPPVRCALPVSYYHGGIEAALGVVFALWGREETGQGQHLDVSLQEVMLMPNMTMPAQFPLTGHKGARTGGSFRGGKAIFRELWPCKDGYVSFALRGGPARIPGILALIRYMDENGMAPDFLKERDWSRYNHNTISQEEVDRIEEAIGAFFRTKTMQELFEAACERHLMLAPANTAREVLASRQLAAREFFVEVEYPELGVRLPYPGAFARSSIGGIGIRRRAPRLGEHNEEVYAEIGLDGAALAELRKEGVV from the coding sequence GTGCCGTCATGCGCACTGCGACGCCCGGTTCGCTTCGGGGCCCGACACTCCACCCGTACGAAAAACGGGCGGCGCCGACTCCCTTGCACGGTTCTCGGGGCCTTGTTAGCGTCCCGTGCCGTGCGAGACGTCCGCGGCGGCACGCTCGAGGGCATCCGGGTCCTGGATCTGACGGGAGAGGCAGGCTTTTTCGCCGGGAAGCTCCTCGGCGACCTCGGCGCGGACGTCGTCAAGGTGGAGCCCCCCGGCGGAGACCCCGCGCGCCGCAGACCTCCCTTCGTCGGCGAGAAGGCCGACCCGGAAGCGTCGATCCTCTGGCTTTCCATGAACACGAGCAAGCGGGGCATCACGCTCGATCTCGACCGGCCGCGGGGGAGGGAGATCTTCCTCCGTCTCGCCGAGCGGGCCGACGTCGTGATCGAGTCGGCGCCCTCGGCTTCTTCGCCTACGCTGCTTTCGGCCCGCGGTCTCGGCTACGAGGTCCTGCGCGAGAAAAACCCACGCCTCGTTCTCTGCTCCATCACGCCCTTCGGGCTCGACGGGCCCTACCGAGACTACCGCGGTTCGGACCTCACGGCGGTCGCCACCGGCGGTAACCTCTACCCCACGGGCAACCCGGATCGCCCGCCCGTACGTTGCGCGCTTCCCGTCTCCTACTACCACGGGGGGATCGAAGCCGCGCTCGGCGTCGTCTTCGCGCTCTGGGGCCGCGAAGAGACCGGCCAAGGGCAACACCTGGATGTCTCGCTGCAGGAAGTCATGCTCATGCCCAACATGACGATGCCCGCCCAGTTTCCCTTGACAGGCCACAAGGGGGCCCGGACGGGAGGCTCTTTCCGCGGGGGCAAGGCCATCTTTCGCGAGCTCTGGCCCTGCAAGGACGGCTACGTTTCCTTCGCCCTCCGGGGCGGACCGGCCCGCATCCCGGGCATCCTCGCCCTGATCCGGTACATGGACGAGAACGGGATGGCACCGGACTTTTTGAAAGAGCGGGACTGGAGCCGTTACAACCACAACACGATCTCGCAAGAAGAAGTGGACCGGATCGAGGAAGCCATCGGGGCCTTCTTTCGCACGAAGACCATGCAGGAGCTTTTCGAAGCGGCGTGCGAGCGCCACCTCATGCTGGCTCCGGCCAACACCGCCAGGGAAGTCCTCGCCTCGCGCCAGCTCGCCGCGCGGGAGTTCTTCGTCGAGGTCGAGTACCCCGAGCTGGGTGTTCGGCTTCCGTACCCCGGGGCGTTCGCGCGGTCGAGCATCGGCGGGATCGGCATCCGCCGCCGGGCACCCCGGCTCGGGGAGCACAACGAGGAGGTCTACGCCGAGATCGGGCTCGACGGGGCGGCGCTCGCCGAGCTCCGAAAAGAAGGAGTCGTCTGA
- a CDS encoding isochorismatase has translation MAGLELDTRRCALCIVEMQNDIVHESNIGKGGIGGVLAEQVRKRGVVPKLRAVLAAARGRGVPVFYVNFALKPGLPRPNTLLHRRSQRRPTLIEGTWGAEVLPELAPAPEDFVLERTVGIDGSYGTQLYPLLRMLDRRTMLVAGVSTNLAVEGLVRASVNRGFDVVVIEDCCASYPEEWHRFSVENILPLISTVTSSGEVVRALWESPPSG, from the coding sequence ATGGCCGGCCTCGAGCTCGACACGCGCCGCTGTGCGCTCTGCATCGTCGAGATGCAGAACGACATCGTGCACGAGTCGAACATCGGCAAGGGAGGGATCGGCGGCGTCCTGGCCGAGCAGGTACGCAAGCGCGGCGTCGTCCCGAAGCTCCGCGCCGTCCTCGCGGCCGCCCGGGGCCGGGGCGTCCCCGTCTTCTACGTCAACTTCGCTCTCAAACCCGGACTTCCACGACCGAACACGCTCCTCCACCGCCGCTCGCAGAGACGGCCCACGCTGATCGAAGGCACCTGGGGCGCGGAAGTCCTCCCCGAGCTCGCTCCCGCGCCGGAGGACTTCGTGCTCGAGCGCACCGTCGGCATCGACGGCTCGTACGGAACGCAGCTCTATCCGCTGCTCCGGATGCTCGACCGCAGGACCATGCTCGTCGCCGGGGTCTCGACGAATCTCGCGGTCGAGGGACTCGTCCGGGCTTCGGTGAATCGCGGCTTCGACGTCGTGGTGATCGAGGACTGCTGCGCGAGCTACCCGGAAGAGTGGCACCGGTTCTCGGTCGAAAACATCCTCCCCCTCATCTCGACCGTGACCTCCTCGGGGGAAGTCGTGCGCGCCCTCTGGGAGTCGCCGCCCTCGGGCTGA
- a CDS encoding hypothetical protein (possible pseudo, frameshifted): MAGALFRGVKILEFGGGAAGPFGTRYFADHGATVVRVESRERPDFIRILRMTPDTPGGLDASLMFAVVNCNKYGIALNLNHPKGREVALRLVEWADVVAENFSPKAMAKWGLDYESLRKRKPDLVMISTCLNGQTGPDRFYPGFGGQGSAIAGFNHLTGWPDREPLGPFGTITDSLSPRYVALLVAAALFHRRRTGEGQYIDLSQVEGGVVCLTEMILTYAATGEVLGRMGNRSRHAAPHGVFRCAPEGEDDDRWVAIAVHDDEDWRRFRQAIGDPDWAREPRFATTEGRLEHVDELERAVESWTRSQKAEEVAKLLQAAGVDAGIVENFGDLWHDAQLAYRRHFRELEHPVIGRYFGEANAIRFSRTPEEFRMAAPCLGQHTELVLREFLGMSEEEYRALEAEGVFR, from the coding sequence ATGGCCGGCGCGCTCTTCAGGGGCGTCAAGATCCTGGAATTCGGCGGCGGCGCCGCGGGCCCTTTCGGCACTCGCTACTTCGCGGACCACGGAGCCACGGTCGTGCGCGTCGAGTCGCGCGAGCGGCCGGACTTCATCCGCATCCTCCGGATGACTCCCGACACGCCCGGCGGTCTCGACGCGAGTCTCATGTTCGCCGTCGTCAACTGCAACAAGTACGGCATCGCGCTCAACCTGAACCACCCGAAGGGACGGGAGGTGGCGCTCCGGCTCGTGGAGTGGGCCGACGTCGTGGCCGAGAACTTCTCGCCGAAAGCCATGGCGAAATGGGGGCTCGACTACGAGAGCCTGCGCAAGAGAAAACCCGACCTCGTGATGATCAGCACCTGCCTCAACGGCCAGACCGGACCCGACCGCTTCTACCCGGGCTTCGGGGGACAGGGCTCGGCCATCGCGGGCTTCAACCACCTGACGGGCTGGCCCGACCGCGAGCCTCTCGGACCTTTCGGCACGATCACGGACTCGCTCTCCCCGCGCTACGTGGCGCTTCTCGTGGCGGCCGCCCTTTTCCACCGTCGGCGGACGGGCGAGGGACAGTACATCGACCTCTCGCAGGTGGAGGGCGGCGTCGTGTGCCTCACCGAGATGATCCTCACCTACGCGGCGACGGGAGAAGTGCTCGGGCGCATGGGCAACCGCTCCCGTCACGCTGCGCCCCACGGGGTCTTCCGCTGCGCGCCGGAAGGAGAGGACGACGACCGGTGGGTGGCGATCGCCGTCCACGACGACGAAGACTGGCGGCGTTTCCGGCAGGCGATCGGGGATCCCGACTGGGCCCGAGAGCCGCGTTTTGCGACGACCGAGGGGAGGCTCGAGCACGTGGACGAACTCGAGCGCGCGGTGGAAAGCTGGACGCGTTCGCAGAAAGCCGAGGAGGTCGCGAAGCTTCTCCAGGCCGCGGGCGTCGACGCGGGCATCGTCGAGAACTTCGGCGACCTCTGGCACGACGCGCAACTCGCCTACCGAAGGCACTTCCGCGAACTCGAGCATCCTGTGATCGGCCGCTATTTCGGGGAAGCGAACGCTATCCGGTTCTCGCGCACGCCCGAGGAGTTTCGCATGGCCGCACCGTGTCTCGGCCAGCACACGGAACTCGTCCTGCGCGAATTTCTCGGGATGAGCGAAGAAGAATATCGCGCCCTCGAGGCCGAGGGAGTCTTCCGCTGA